A stretch of Xenopus laevis strain J_2021 chromosome 8S, Xenopus_laevis_v10.1, whole genome shotgun sequence DNA encodes these proteins:
- the LOC108700336 gene encoding cathepsin S: MKTMCPATIFLVSLFSLLIPTHSAPDPTLDTHWQLWVKTHQKIYKDAEEERARRTIWEETLKFITVHNLEHSLGLHTYEVGMNHLGDMTVEEFTATMKGFQASDDPVPNVMYVPQEGVKPPEAIDWRERGYVTKVMDQGDCKSCYAFSALGALEGQWKKKSGNLVPLSAQNLVDCSKKEGNNGCDMGSMEFSYNYIMKDGVMTENDYPYHAKEGRCRFDANNVVARCSGYVKLKIGSEDDLKHAVGIIGPVAVAIDAKHEFKDYQCGVYTNPNCNSSQGGQDHAVLVVGYGREDGKDYWLVKNSHGTTFGEKGYIKIRRNYDNHCGIANHGIYPTFG, encoded by the exons ATGAAGACCATGTGTCCTGCCACCATCTTCCTTGTGTCTCTGTTTTCCCTACTGATCCCAACTCACTCGGCCCCTGATCCCACCCTGGACACTCACTGGCAGCTGTGGGTTAAAACTCACCAGAAAATCTATAAGGATGCG GAGGAGGAACGTGCCAGACGGACCATCTGGGAGGAGACACTGAAATTTATCACAGTCCATAACTTGGAACATTCCTTGGGACTCCACACTTATGAGGTTGGGATGAACCATCTGGGAGATATG ACTGTGGAGGAATTCACTGCCACTATGAAAGGATTTCAAGCTTCTGATGATCCAGTGCCCAATGTAATGTATGTACCACAGGAAGGGGTTAAACCCCCAGAGGCAATAGACTGGAGAGAGAGAGGCTATGTGACTAAAGTGATGGACCAG GGGGATTGTAAATCCTGCTATGCTTTCAGCGCTCTAGGGGCTCTGGAGGGCCagtggaagaagaagtcgggcaATCTGGTGCCTCTGAGTGCACAGAACCTAGTTGATTGCTCGAAAAAGGAAGGAAACAATGGCTGCGATATGGGATCCATGGAATTTTCCTATAATTACATCATGAAAGACGGTGTTATGACGGAAAACGATTATCCATACCATGCAAAG GAGGGGAGGTGCAGATTTGACGCAAATAATGTAGTCGCAAGGTGTAGCGGTTATGTAAAGTTAAAAATCGGGAGTGAAGATGACCTGAAACATGCAGTGGGAATCATTGGACCTGTGGCCGTAGCTATAGACGCCAAACATGAGTTTAAAGACTACCAATGTG GTGTTTATACCAACCCTAATTGCAACAGTTCTCAAGGTGGCCAGGATCATGCCGTGCTTGTGGTTGGATATGGTAGAGAGGATGGCAAAGACTACTGGCTGGTTAAGAACAG CCATGGGACAACCTTTGGTGAGAAAGGATACATTAAAATAAGACGAAATTATGACAACCACTGCGGCATTGCAAATCACGGTATCTACCCCACTTTTGGATAG